The genomic window TCGAGGACCCCCAGTTCGAACGACGGCCGTACGACCGCTGGACGGCCTATGCCCAGTCCAAGACCGCCGACGTACTCCTCGCGGTGGGTGCACGGCGGTGGACCTCCGACGGGATCACCGCCAACGCCCTCAACCCGGGGTGGATCAGCACCCGGCTCCAGCGCCATCTCGACGACGACACCATGCGTGCGCTGGGCGCCGTCGACGAGAAGGGCGACATCATCCCCCAGCCCTACTACAAGGAGCCGCACCAGGGAGCCTCCACATCCGTGCTCCTCGCCGCCTCCCCGCTGCTGAAGGGCGTCACCGGCCGCTATTTCGAGGACAACCAGGAGGCGCGGCTCGTCGTGGGTCCGGAGGAGGCCCCGGGCGGCGTCGCGGCGCACGCACTCGATCCGCGGGCGGCGGACCGCCTCTGGGACTACGCGTCCGAAACCGTCGAAGCGGCGCGCGCGTAGCGCGGCGGAGTGAAGCCCCGGCCGGCCGGGGCGCTGCCCGGCACTCGTTCCGCGGGTTTCGGCATGGCGACGCGCTGCGCACCCGAGCCCGCGCGGTGGCACGCCGCCGGCTGATGACCCGCCCGCTTCGCGGGCACACGGGTCACACGATGAGGGGATCTCCGTGGCGGCTGCTGGCTTCGGAGCCCCGAACGTGATCGGGTTGACAACCCGTCAGCCTTACGGGAACCAAGCCGAAGGACACGGATGACGAACCGACAGCACCCGCAGCCGGACGCCCTCGTCGTCGGCGCCGGCCTCGCGGGACTGGCCTGCGCACTCGACCTCAGCCGCGCGGGTCTCCGCGTCGAGCTGCTGGAGGCGTCCGACGGCGTGGGCGGACGGATGCGGACGGACCGCAAGGACGGCTTCCTGCTGGACCGCGGTTTCCAGGTCTTCAACACCTCGTACCCGCAGGTGAAACGCCGTGTCGACCTGCGCGCACTGCGCCTTCGGCCGTTCACCCCCGGTCTCGTCGCCCGGACCCCGTCGGGGCGGGTGCGTATCACGGACCCCACCCGGCGTCCCCGAGACGCGGCGGAGTTGCTGCCCGGCCGTGTCCTGTCGGCCCGGGACCTGGCCGCGCTGGCGTCACTCACCGCGCGTGACGTGCTGCTCCCGGCGAAGCGTCTGGGCCGGACGACCGACCGCACCGCCGCGGAGGCGCTCGTCCGCGCCGGGCTCTCGCCCCGGGCGATCGACGAACTGATGCGGCCTTTCCTGTCAGGGGTGTTCCTGGAGGAGGGGCTGGAGACCTCGGCGCGCTTCCTCCACCTGGTCTGGCGCAGCATGGCGCGGGGCACGCTCTGCCTTCCTTCCCAAGGCATCGGGGCGGTGCCGGCCCAGCTCGCGGCCCGTCTGCCGGACGGCGTCCTGCGGCTCGGTTCGCCCGTCGCCGGGATCACGGACTCCGGGGTGCTGCTCGCGGACGGACGCGAACAGGCGGCAGCCCGCGTTGTCGTGGCCACGGATTCCGCCGCGGCGGCGCGCCTGCTGCCCGGCCTGCCCGTTCCGGGCAGCAGGACGGTGACGACGTACTACCACGCGGCCGAACGGTCCCCGCTGAGCGAGCCGACCCTGGTGGTCGACGGCGGTCTGGCCATCCTGAACAGCTGTGTGCTCACCGAGGTCGTTCCCGGCTACGCTCCCCCGGGCACCGCGCTGGTGTCCACGTCGGTCCTCGGTGCGGGGCCTGCCGGGGGTGAGCCGACGGTCCGCGCCCGGCTGGCGGAGCTGTACGACACGGACACGAGTGTCTGGGACCCGGTCGCCTCGTACACCGTGGAGGGGGCCCTCCCCGCCATGCTGCCGCCCTGGCCACTGAGCCGTACGACGCGTTTCGTGCCGGGGCGTTACGTCTGCGGGGACCACCGGGCCACCGGATCGGTGCAGGGGGCGCTCGCCTCGGGCAGCAGGGCCGCACGCGAGGTGATGGCCGACCGTGCGGCGGCGCGGGCCACCAGGACGTGACCGGGCCCTCGCGAGGTCCCTGCCGGGCCGGGGGGCCGTACGGACGGTGCCCCCGGTGAGCCCCTCGCCGGCCGGACAGGACCGGGTGGACGACGCCGTGGTCGTCGGCGGCGGCGCGGCGGGACTCTGCCTGGCGGACCGGCTCACCGGGGCCGGGGTCGGCGTGACCCTGGTCGAGGCGCCCGACGGACCGCTGCGCCCGGCGGAGCGCACCTGGTGCTACTGGGAGGCCGGCTCCGGTGCCCGCGAGGAGGCGGTCGTCGCCTCGTGGCGCCGTCTGCGCGTGCGCGGGCCCGACGGCCGCACCGTCGAGTCGGACCCCGCGCCCCTGCGCTACCGGATGGTCCGCTCGGGGGCGTTCGAGCAAGCGGTCCACGCGCGGCTGCGGGCCTCCCCCGGGGCCCGCGTCCTGCGTGCCACCGCCCACGAGGTGCGCGACGCGCCGTGCGGCGCGGAGGTGCGCTGCACGACGGCCGACGGCCGTCCACTGACGCTGCGTGGCCGGCGTGTCTTCGACTCCCGGCCCGTGCCGTCCGCACCACCGCACCGCACCCTGCTGCTGCAGCACTTCCGCGGCTGGTTCGTGCGCACCGCCGCTCCCGCGTTCGATCCGGGCGTGGCCGACCTCATGGACTTCCGGGTCCCGCAGCCGCGTCACGGCCTCGCGTTCGGCTATGTGCTGCCGCTCGCGGCGGACCGGGCGCTGGTGGAGTACACGGAGTTCTCCCGCAGTCCGCTGACGACGGCGGCGTACGAGCAGGCCCTGCGGCACTACTGCGCCGACGTGCTGAGGCTGGGCCCGCTGACGGTGGAGTCGGCCGAGCAGGGCGTCATCCCCATGACCGACGCGCGTTTTCCGGGGAGGACCGGGTCCGCGGTCTTCCGCATCGGGGCGGCCGGGGGCGCCACCCGGCCGGCCACCGGCTACACGTTCGCGGCCGTGCGGCGGCAGAGCGGCGCCATCGCCACCGCGCTGAGCCGCGACCGCGACCGCCCGTTCGTGCTGCCGGCGCCTCACGGCCGCAGGGCCCTCGCCATGGACGCCGTCCTGCTCCGTGCCCTGGACACGGGTCGTGTCGACGGGCCGCGCTTCTTCACCGACCTCTTCCACCGCGTCCCGATGGAGCGGATGCTGCGCTTCCTCGACGGCGGGAGCACGCCGTGGGAGGAGTTCGGCATCGGTCTGCGCACGCCCGTGGGGCCGATGCTCCGCACCGCGGCCGAACTGCCCTTCCTCGCCCGCCGGACCGCCGGCCGATCCGAAGAGAGCCTTCGATGACCCTGTTGCGTGACCACGATCTCGCCCGCGCCTTCGACCACGCGTCGCACACCTACGACCGGCTCACCGGGCTCAACCCGGGATACCGCTCCGGCCTCCTCCGCTCGGCGCACCGCCTCCGTCTGCAGCGCGGCGGCAAGGGGCTGCGGGTGCTCGACGTGGGGTGCGGAACGGGCGCGTCGACACGGGCGCTGCTGCGGGCCGCCCCGTATGCGGGGATCACCGCGATCGACGCGTCCGAGGGCATGCTGGAGCGGGCCCGCTCCAAACGCTGGCCGCCGAACGTCCGCTTCCTGCACCGGTCCGCCGAGGAGCTCTCCACCACGGACGACGACGGGACGTACGACGCGGTCTTCGCCGCCTACCTCTTCCGCAACGTCACCGACCCCGGGACGGTCCTCGAAGCCGCGCGCGCGCTGCTGATCCCCGGGGGCCGGATGCTGGCCCACGAGTACAGCCTCAGCGGGTCACCCGCGCACCGGGCCCTGTGGAACGCGGTCTGCCGGGGCGTCATCGTCCCGGCGGGCACCCTGACCGGGGACCGGGAGCTCTACCGCCATCTGTGGCACAGCGTCCTCGCGTTCGACACGGCCGCCGACTTCGCGGCCCGGATCTCCCGCGCCGGATTCCCCTTCGTGCGGGTCCTCCCCGGCGCCGGCTGGCAGACCGGGATCGTGCACACCTTCCTGGCCCGCAACGGTACGGGGCGCGGCACGGCGGGGGCGTCGTCATGAGCGGCCGGGGAGGCCGCGCGGGAGCGGCACGGCACGGGCGCGACCGCCGGGCGGAGGTCGTCCTGCCGGCCCCGGGCCGTGCGCGTCTCACCGGCGACGCGCCGTCCACGGCGGTGATCGGCGGTGGGATCGCCGGGCTCGCTGCGGCGACGGCGCTCGCGGAGCGGGGTGTCCGCGTGACCCTGTACGAGCGGGAGCCGGCACTCGGCGGCCGGCTCGCCGGGTGGCCCGTGCGGCTCGCCGACGGGTCCGGGGTGACGATGAGCCGTGGCTTCCACGCCTTCTTCCGCCAGTACTACAACCTGCGCGGTCTGCTGCGTCGTACCGACCCGGGGCTGGACGCGCTCACACCGCTCCCGGACTACCCGCTGCGGCACCGCAGCGGCATGACGGACGGTTTCGCGCGGGTGCCGAGGACACCGCCCTGGAGCGCCCTCGGGTTCGTCGCACTCAGCCCGACGTTCGGGTGGCGTGACCTCGCCGCGATGAATCCCCGGGCGGCCCTGCCCCTGCTCGACGTGCGGGTCCCCGAGGTGTACGAGCGATTCGACGGGATCAGCGCATCCGACTTCCTGCACCGGATCAACTTCCCCGAAGCCGCACACCACCTGGCCTTCGAGGTGTTCTCCCGGAGCTTCTTCGCCGATCCGCGCGAGCTGTCCGCCGCGGAACTGCTGGTGATGTTCCACATCTACTTCCTGGGCTCGTCGGAGGGCCTCCTCTTCGACGTGCCCAGCGAGCCCTTCCCCCAGGCGCTCTGGGAGCCGCTGGGCGGCTATCTGCGCGGGCTCGGCAGCGAGGTGCGCACCGGCACCCCGGTCCGCCGCGTGCGTCCGGCCGGGGGCGGGGACTTCACGGTCGAGACCGACGGGTCGGCTGCCCGCCACCAGGCGGTGGTCCTCGCGCTGGACACCGGCGGGCTGCGCCATGTCGTCGGGGCGTCCGAGGAGTTGGGGGACGCGGGATGGCGTGCGGACATCGCCGCGCTGCGCACCGCGCCTCCGTTCCTCGTCTCACGTCTGTGGCTGGACCGGCCTGTGCGCGGGGACCGCGCCGGGTTCCTCGGCACCAGTGGCTACGACGGTCTCGACAACATCAGTGTCCTCGACCGCTGGGAGGGCGAGTCGGCACGCTGGGCCGCGCGGTCAGGAGGCTCCGTGGTCGAACTCCATGCCTACGCCGTCGACGAACGCGCCGAACGCAAGGAAGTCCAGGGACGGATCCTCGACCGCCTCCACGAGGTCTACCCCGAGACGGCGGACGCCCGGATCGTCGACGCGCGGCACGAATGGCGGGCGGACTGCCCGGTCTTCTCCGTCGGCGGCTACCCCAGGCGGCCCGCCGTGCGGACGCCGCATGCGCGGCTCGTGCTGGCGGGGGACCTCGTCCGCACCGGCCTGCCCGTCGCGCTGATGGAACGCGCGGCGACGTCGGGGTTCCTCGCCGCCAACGAGCTGCTCGCCGGGTGGGGCATCCGCGGGCAGGTGCTGTGGACGGTGCCACGCGCGGGGCGTTCCAGGACGCTCAGCGCGCTGGCCGGCGCGGCCTCACGCCGCTGAGGCCCCGAGCGGCCGGGCGCTCGGAGCCTGTCGGGTGGCCGTCGATCGGGAAGCGTGCGTGCCGGGGCGTGACCGCCCGATCAGGGGGTCACCCGGCAGGCTCTCAGCCGGGGAAGCGCCCGGAGCTCCGCAGCGACCAGCGGCGTTCGGCGTACGCCAGGTCGTCGCGCCAGAGCCGGGCCGCCGTCCGCCGCATCAGCGGACGCAGGGCCGGGGCCGCGGCGCGCGCGACGGCGAAGCCCCGCCGGCCGGAGGCCGCGACGACGGCCTCGACCACGGCCGTCCTGGGCCGGGCGGCGCCCGGCGCGGTGAGAGGCGTGGCATGGGTCTCCACCACCGAGCCCATCCCCTCGCCGTCCGTGATGTGCATGACGACGGTACGCGGTCCGGGCGCGGTGAAGACGGCCCGTACGGGCACGACCAGCCGCCCGGCCACCTTGAACGAGACGTCGACGGCGAATCCGTCGTCACCGCCGTCCTCGGGCGTGCGGACGACCTTCAGCCCGACGAAGGCGTACGGATGGAACCACGAGCCGTGCCAGGGGTCGAGCCGGTTCGCGACCACGTCCTGGGGTTCGCAGCGGCCCACCGCGGTGAACACCGCGTCCACCGCGCTCCCGGTGCGGGGCCGCACCGGGACGACCGGGCGCTCCAGCGGTGGTTCGCCGCCTTCGGCATCCAGCCTGACCCAGACCAGCACCCCGTCGTCGTGCACGGGATACGGCTGCCATCCGGCGAACGCCCCACCGTCCAGCGCCAGTCCGTGCCAGTGGCACAGGAGCGTCCCGCACGCCACCCGGCTGTCGCGCAGCGGAGCTCCGAGGTGGGGGCACTCACCGGGGCCGGCGCGCAGTGTGCCGTCCCCGCCCCGCCACAGGACGATCTCCCGGCCCGCGACCGTGCGGCCGTAGGGGCGGTCCCGGGCGGCTGTCTCCCGGGAGGCGCCGACGACATACCAGTTGCCCGAGGGACGTGCCGCGGCCCGGGCGAGCGCCTCGGCGATCAGCGCCGGTCTGGCCTCGCGCCAGGTCGGGGCCTGCCGTTCCCAGCGGGGGGAGCGTCGCAGGCGGAGGGGCGGGGTCCATGCGGGCCTCGTGCGCGGTCCGTTCATCTGGGGGCGCCCTCCTTCCCCGCGATCGGCACGGGCATCGGTGGACGTGTCAGCGCGCGTGCCCGCAGGATGCCCGCGAGTCCCGCCGCCGCGACGGCCGCCCGCCGCCGCCGGGATACGGCGGCACGCCGGTGCAGCACGGCGTAACCACCGCCGGCGATCGCATCCAGGATTCCCCCGTACAGCGTGAACGCCGTACGGATGCAGGGCCGTACGCGTGCTTCCAGCATGTCGATGCCCGGCTCCGCCTCGCGGTACACGGTGCGGATCATGGCGTCGGCGTCGACGAGTGCCGCCCGGATGCGCGGGTCGTTCCGTCCCGTACGCCGGCTCCACCGCAGGAGGGCCTGGTCCACGCCGTGCGCGGCGAGCATGTCCTTCGGCAGGTAGACACGGCCCCGGTCCAGGTCCTCCCCCACGTCCCTCAGGAAGTTCGTCAGCTGGAAGGCCACACCGAGGGCGGCCGCGTGGGGCGCCGCCTCCGCACGGTCCACGACCGTCCCGAGCACCGGCAGCATCTGCAGCCCGATGACCGCGGCCGAGCCGTGCATGTAGGCGCGCAGGTCCGCGTACGTCGGGTAGTCCGTGACGCTCAGATCGCTGCGCATGGACACGAGGAAGTCCGCGAAGAGCCCGTGGTCGATGGCGTAGCGCTCGGCGGTGTCCGCCACGGCCCGGACCACGGGTTCGTCGCCGCCCCCGGTTCGCAGTCCGTGGGCCAGGTCGTCCTCCAGCAGCCTCAGCAGGCGGTCCCGCTCCTCGGGGGGCTCCTGGCGGTCCAGGTCGTCGACGATGTCGTCGGCCCACCGGGCGAAGCCGTACAGCGCGTGCACGGCGCACCGGCGTTCCACCGGCAGGAGACGGGTGGCCAGGAAGTACGTCCGGCCGTGCCGGGCGTTGAGCACGCGGCACCGGCTGTAGGCCGCCCGCAGGGCGGGGCCGGTGATCCCGGCGGCGTCCAGTTCACGTCGGTTCATCGGCGCTGCCCTTCTGTGACGGGTCGGCGGCGCGTGCGGGCCCCACTGCGGAGGCCCGTGACGCGGGCCGCCGCGAGCTTGCCGCTCACGAGGACGGTCGGTACGCCGACCCCGGGTGTCGTCCCGCACCCGGCGAGCACGACGTTCTCGTCACCGCGCACGAGGTTGCGGGGCCGGAAGGGGCCGGTCTGCGCGAAGGTGTGGGACACGGAGAACGGTGTGCCCGCCGCGTGCCCCTGGGCCGTCCAGTCCACCGGGGTCACCAGCAGTTCCCGGTCCATGGACGCCTCGAATCCGTCGAGCCCCCGGCGCTCCAGTTCGGCCAGGAGGCTGTCGCGGTAGCGCGGTCCCAGTCCACG from Streptomyces sp. NBC_01341 includes these protein-coding regions:
- a CDS encoding lycopene cyclase family protein; protein product: MSPSPAGQDRVDDAVVVGGGAAGLCLADRLTGAGVGVTLVEAPDGPLRPAERTWCYWEAGSGAREEAVVASWRRLRVRGPDGRTVESDPAPLRYRMVRSGAFEQAVHARLRASPGARVLRATAHEVRDAPCGAEVRCTTADGRPLTLRGRRVFDSRPVPSAPPHRTLLLQHFRGWFVRTAAPAFDPGVADLMDFRVPQPRHGLAFGYVLPLAADRALVEYTEFSRSPLTTAAYEQALRHYCADVLRLGPLTVESAEQGVIPMTDARFPGRTGSAVFRIGAAGGATRPATGYTFAAVRRQSGAIATALSRDRDRPFVLPAPHGRRALAMDAVLLRALDTGRVDGPRFFTDLFHRVPMERMLRFLDGGSTPWEEFGIGLRTPVGPMLRTAAELPFLARRTAGRSEESLR
- a CDS encoding DUF5914 domain-containing protein, which gives rise to MNGPRTRPAWTPPLRLRRSPRWERQAPTWREARPALIAEALARAAARPSGNWYVVGASRETAARDRPYGRTVAGREIVLWRGGDGTLRAGPGECPHLGAPLRDSRVACGTLLCHWHGLALDGGAFAGWQPYPVHDDGVLVWVRLDAEGGEPPLERPVVPVRPRTGSAVDAVFTAVGRCEPQDVVANRLDPWHGSWFHPYAFVGLKVVRTPEDGGDDGFAVDVSFKVAGRLVVPVRAVFTAPGPRTVVMHITDGEGMGSVVETHATPLTAPGAARPRTAVVEAVVAASGRRGFAVARAAAPALRPLMRRTAARLWRDDLAYAERRWSLRSSGRFPG
- a CDS encoding NAD(P)/FAD-dependent oxidoreductase, which encodes MTNRQHPQPDALVVGAGLAGLACALDLSRAGLRVELLEASDGVGGRMRTDRKDGFLLDRGFQVFNTSYPQVKRRVDLRALRLRPFTPGLVARTPSGRVRITDPTRRPRDAAELLPGRVLSARDLAALASLTARDVLLPAKRLGRTTDRTAAEALVRAGLSPRAIDELMRPFLSGVFLEEGLETSARFLHLVWRSMARGTLCLPSQGIGAVPAQLAARLPDGVLRLGSPVAGITDSGVLLADGREQAAARVVVATDSAAAARLLPGLPVPGSRTVTTYYHAAERSPLSEPTLVVDGGLAILNSCVLTEVVPGYAPPGTALVSTSVLGAGPAGGEPTVRARLAELYDTDTSVWDPVASYTVEGALPAMLPPWPLSRTTRFVPGRYVCGDHRATGSVQGALASGSRAAREVMADRAAARATRT
- a CDS encoding class I SAM-dependent methyltransferase, with the translated sequence MTLLRDHDLARAFDHASHTYDRLTGLNPGYRSGLLRSAHRLRLQRGGKGLRVLDVGCGTGASTRALLRAAPYAGITAIDASEGMLERARSKRWPPNVRFLHRSAEELSTTDDDGTYDAVFAAYLFRNVTDPGTVLEAARALLIPGGRMLAHEYSLSGSPAHRALWNAVCRGVIVPAGTLTGDRELYRHLWHSVLAFDTAADFAARISRAGFPFVRVLPGAGWQTGIVHTFLARNGTGRGTAGASS
- a CDS encoding FAD-dependent oxidoreductase, which encodes MSGRGGRAGAARHGRDRRAEVVLPAPGRARLTGDAPSTAVIGGGIAGLAAATALAERGVRVTLYEREPALGGRLAGWPVRLADGSGVTMSRGFHAFFRQYYNLRGLLRRTDPGLDALTPLPDYPLRHRSGMTDGFARVPRTPPWSALGFVALSPTFGWRDLAAMNPRAALPLLDVRVPEVYERFDGISASDFLHRINFPEAAHHLAFEVFSRSFFADPRELSAAELLVMFHIYFLGSSEGLLFDVPSEPFPQALWEPLGGYLRGLGSEVRTGTPVRRVRPAGGGDFTVETDGSAARHQAVVLALDTGGLRHVVGASEELGDAGWRADIAALRTAPPFLVSRLWLDRPVRGDRAGFLGTSGYDGLDNISVLDRWEGESARWAARSGGSVVELHAYAVDERAERKEVQGRILDRLHEVYPETADARIVDARHEWRADCPVFSVGGYPRRPAVRTPHARLVLAGDLVRTGLPVALMERAATSGFLAANELLAGWGIRGQVLWTVPRAGRSRTLSALAGAASRR
- a CDS encoding phytoene/squalene synthase family protein, producing the protein MNRRELDAAGITGPALRAAYSRCRVLNARHGRTYFLATRLLPVERRCAVHALYGFARWADDIVDDLDRQEPPEERDRLLRLLEDDLAHGLRTGGGDEPVVRAVADTAERYAIDHGLFADFLVSMRSDLSVTDYPTYADLRAYMHGSAAVIGLQMLPVLGTVVDRAEAAPHAAALGVAFQLTNFLRDVGEDLDRGRVYLPKDMLAAHGVDQALLRWSRRTGRNDPRIRAALVDADAMIRTVYREAEPGIDMLEARVRPCIRTAFTLYGGILDAIAGGGYAVLHRRAAVSRRRRAAVAAAGLAGILRARALTRPPMPVPIAGKEGAPR